The sequence TTTTCCTTCGAGCACGAAGGAACACTCGGACGGCTCGCCTACGGCTCAGCGGCCTGCGAACTCTGTTATGTTTTGCTCCCTCAGGAACATGCCCAGCCCGATTTATATGACTATTTTCTCACCTACCTCGACCATATCGACCAGTCCGACCGACGCGCCTTGCCGGCTCTATTTCTGACCTTCTTTCTGCGCCTCATCTCCCATCTCGGCTATCATCCGTCTCTTTCATTCTGTGCCGGGTGCGGCAAAGAGCTTGAAAAAATCCTAAACGAGGAAAACCAAGCCGGAAATGACCCAATTTCCTTCGGGCCGGAACGGGGAGGAATCGTTTGCGCCGCTTGCAAGCGGGCCGGAGAGTATTATATTCCCCTTCCGGCGGCCGAGGTACGACGTATGTCAAAACTTCAGCGCGCATCACTGCACGAGGCCGCAGTCGAGTTTATGGGCTACGAAGATGCCACACGGTTGCTTGATGCGCTGATGAAATTTTTGCAGTACCATGCCGGTGTCGGCGCAGACTTGAAATCATTGGATTTCTTAGAGAAGTTGAAACGAACGCAAATCGGATAACAGAAAGATAGACTCTCCCATGACCGCTAAACCCGTCAATGACACAATGGAAAAACTCGTCTCGCTCTGCAAGCGGCGCGGGTACGTTTTCCCTTCATCTGAAATATACGGCGGCCTGAACTCCTGCTGGGACTACGGCCCTCTTGGCGCGGAACTCAAGCGCAATATCAAATCCTTCTGGTGGAATGCCATGACCAACCGCCGCGATGACATCGAAGGACTCGATGCCGCAATCCTTATGCACCCCCAGGTCTGGCACACATCGGGACATGTCGCGGAGTTTACTGACCCGCTTATCGACTGCAAAACATGCAAGGGACGATTCCGCGCCGATAAACTCGCCGAGTGCCGCTGCCTGCAGAAACCCTCAAAAACTCCGTTCGAATGCGGCGGCGAACTAACCGCCGCGCGCAATTTCAATCTCATGTTCAAAACGTTCATGGGGCCGGTCGAAGACGAGTCCGCCGTCATCTATATGCGCCCTGAAACAGCGCAGGGGATATATGTCAACTTTTTGAATGTCAAAAACTCATCCCGCCAAAAAATTCCTTTCGGCATTGCCCAGATCGGCAAGGCCTTCCGCAACGAGATCACCCCCGGCAATTTTATCTTCCGCACCCGTGAATTCGAGCAGATGGAAATGCAGTTTTTTATTCATCCCTCCGAGGACGACAAATGGTTCGAATACTGGCGCGAGATTCGATGGGACTGGTACAAACAGCTGGGCCTTAAAATGGAAAAGCTCCGCTGGCACCACCACGGCGAGGGAGAGCTTGCCCATTATGCCAAAGCCGCCTATGATATCGAATACGAGTATCCCTTCGGATGGCAGGAACTCGAAGGTATTCACAACCGGACAGATTTCGATCTTGGCCGCCACATGAAAGCGACCGGAAAAGACCTCAGATATTTCGACGAGCGCTTCACCGAAAAATTTGTGCCGTATATTATCGAGACCTCAGCCGGATGCGACCGGACTTTGCTCACCACTCTTGTCGATGCCTACGACGAAGTTACTATCAACGACGAACAGCGCGTGTTCCTGCGTCTGTCTCCCAAAATTGCGCCCATCAAAGCCGCGATATTTCCGCTTGTAAAAAAAGACGGCATGCCTGAGTTTGCCAACAACGTCTACAACGATTTGAAAAAGAAATTCAAAGTCTTCTATGATGAATCTGGCGCGGTCGGAAGGCGTTACGCGCGAATGGACGAAGCGGGATGCCCGTACTGCATTACTGTCGACGGCCAGTCATTGGAAGATCAGACGATGACAGTGCGCGACCGCGAGACGATGGAACAAACGCGCATGACCACCCCGGCGATCATGGCATTTTTGGATGAAAAGGTGAACGGGTAAGGGGGGATGCTATACCGTCTGTCGGGCTGGGGCTCGCGTTAGAGTTATTTTGGACGTTAACGATTAATGCTTAAGAGATCCCACATAGCGGCAATGGAAAGCATTGGTTTCGAACGATGCAAAATGCGGTGACAATTTGAACAGACAAGAGCAATATTAGGTATTTTTGTCATTTGATTTCCCTTAAGTTCAGAGACCGGAATTGTATGATGTGCTTCTATGAATCCGGCACCTACTCTTCCAAAAGTGTCTGCGAAAGAAAAATCACAAACATCACATCGCAATTCTCCTATCATCTGAAGTCTGTACTGTTTTGCCTTTCTGACAATTTTCGGATCTCGCTCGAAACTGCGGTGTAACCGGTATCTCTTCCTGCCTTCTGGAAAACTAGTTTCTTCGTCCTCAGTTATTATGACACCCAAGTGTTTTTTTAGGCCATTGCTCTTTACGAGGATAGTGAAGCCTTCCTTAATAAGA is a genomic window of Candidatus Zixiibacteriota bacterium containing:
- the recO gene encoding DNA repair protein RecO encodes the protein MPIEKSEGVILKSFNWSESSRTVVFFTRRFGKLPLVDKGGRSFKSKRGRLMPFTRIDLTFYASEKESSGYLSDIEPLHEFSFEHEGTLGRLAYGSAACELCYVLLPQEHAQPDLYDYFLTYLDHIDQSDRRALPALFLTFFLRLISHLGYHPSLSFCAGCGKELEKILNEENQAGNDPISFGPERGGIVCAACKRAGEYYIPLPAAEVRRMSKLQRASLHEAAVEFMGYEDATRLLDALMKFLQYHAGVGADLKSLDFLEKLKRTQIG
- a CDS encoding glycine--tRNA ligase, whose amino-acid sequence is MTAKPVNDTMEKLVSLCKRRGYVFPSSEIYGGLNSCWDYGPLGAELKRNIKSFWWNAMTNRRDDIEGLDAAILMHPQVWHTSGHVAEFTDPLIDCKTCKGRFRADKLAECRCLQKPSKTPFECGGELTAARNFNLMFKTFMGPVEDESAVIYMRPETAQGIYVNFLNVKNSSRQKIPFGIAQIGKAFRNEITPGNFIFRTREFEQMEMQFFIHPSEDDKWFEYWREIRWDWYKQLGLKMEKLRWHHHGEGELAHYAKAAYDIEYEYPFGWQELEGIHNRTDFDLGRHMKATGKDLRYFDERFTEKFVPYIIETSAGCDRTLLTTLVDAYDEVTINDEQRVFLRLSPKIAPIKAAIFPLVKKDGMPEFANNVYNDLKKKFKVFYDESGAVGRRYARMDEAGCPYCITVDGQSLEDQTMTVRDRETMEQTRMTTPAIMAFLDEKVNG